The region AGACCTAGTCGCTGTCATTCAGAATGATCTTAAAGCATCCATTTTCCATCAATCCCCACAAAATTTCAATTATATCACATTTGTGTCTAATAAGTATCAGAAGACTTAGCATACCTTGAGTATTGCCTTCTCTTAGGTGGAGAGTAGTAATCACGGCCGCGGGGAGGTGGAGATCGTGAATACCGAGGAGAGTTATGGTACCTAGGGGGAGTACCTCTTCGATCATAATTGCGGCTACCCCTACCACTACAAGATGAAACATTATAgtgttaacatatcaagaaagaACAAATATGACAATCCTTATAGGCACTAAAATAGAACAAAAACATACATTCATGACTATCAAACCAGCCATTTGGAAAACTTAACATCAATCTTCGTTACAATTCATGATTTGCAAAAACAAGGACTTAATAGCGAGAAGAATACAGTAAAATGTAACAGAGACTTTACAACTCTATTGTCCAAGAATTTGAAAGAGCAACAGAAACGACTGGCTAAAAGAAAACATCCAAAACACAAACAAATTCATCCTTTGAGATGATAATTCACAAACCAAACTTTGGTACTAAACCACATGAAACTACTGTTCAAGCAGACACAGATAAACGGAGAATTCACGAATGAGAAAAATATTACAAAGATACCTTCCACGCTCCCTAGCTCTCATTTCTTGGGGCTTTTTCCTGTTCTCCTCAGCAAAAACTACCGTAAGTTGCCGACCTTGGAAAACCTGACCATCCATCTGATACTTAGCTTCTGCTGCATCAGCAGGATCCAGATATTGGATAAATCCAAAGCCACGTGGTTCACTGTGAAGTAAAAGAGAAAGGACAAGCAAGAGTAGAGGGAACACAAGAAACTGTGTTAAGACAACGTCAAATTACAGTATGCTTCAGCAAGTGGGTGTTAATCCAATCTATAGAACTCGAGGGCTGTTTGAATATCCTAGATAGAATACGACAGCGAGCAAATTTAAGCTTCAGAATTGTAAGGCAACTCTGATGGGTAAACTTACCCCAACAATTAGAATTAAAACCAATATATTTGGAGCCAAAATCAAATTAGCTTCTAAGAGAAAAAAGTGTGCAGTAAGAAGAGACTTGCCTAAAGACTTCCAATATTTCCAAACAGCCCGAAAACAACAAAACTAAATAATCCCCATAAATCGGAACGTCTTGATAAGCACAGAAGCAAGCACATGGCTGCTGACCTTGCGTGTATCAGTTTAAAGATGACTTGAAATTCTTCAAGACGTGAAATCTTGAAATCTTCACATTCTATTGATATCCATATTCCTTCCAATCTTCACTACCATTAACATCACCTTGAACTCTTACTACTCGATTGATTGTCAAGAGCTCTCTTACTACTTGAAAGTGTCAACAGAACTCTTACTACTTGATTGAAAGCTCCAAAACTCTTTAGTATCACTGCTACATCTCAACAATTTTAATAAAGTGTTACCCAACATGACATAACAAAGAGTAAACAACAGAACccaatataaaataaaaagtaggCAAACACCAGCAAAGATTTCTGTCaaacttgaaaataaaaattaaaaaaattgatgtaATGAACTGACTAtcaaaaactaaaatataaaatatctaGCTCCGGAAGATGATAGGGCATATATTGGACTGTATAGGACAAAGTATCtaagatatgatatgtatgaaaGTAATAACTCCCTCAATTGTTCATTCTCTCTTCCTTCCTTTCTTTGTCTTCTTTTAAGGAGGCAGGAGAATTGTGTAGATAACTACAATGCAAAACAAGCTCACCGAGTGTAATAGTCTCTCGGCAAGTAAATATCTTTGACAGGACCAATTTGCCCAAATGGCTTTTTGAGGTCTTCTGGCCTGCACACAAGCAGCAAAGTAAATGACACGCCAAGCTACATGCATAAATTCATGGAACACCTAAACCTAACATAATGTAACTGAATTAGTCATAGGAATTATAACTGTGTATTACGACCGATGTTAGCTCCTACTCAGAAAGACAAGAAGAAGGTAAGTAGCTTCTACAGATGGCTCCAAAGAGAGGatagatttcatacgattaaCATTCTTCAATCTTATTTCGGCCCCACATTGTGGCCTCAAAACAATTATCCTATGCATGTTTTCTAATTTAGTGCACATTGTATCCACTACAAATATGTAATCAATCACTTGTCCACAAAGGAAAAACAGCTTAATGGGTTAAGCTAAAAGAAAATGAGCCTCGTATGATCCGAGAATAAAATGTTGACAAAATGCATACCGACAGTCATGGCGAAGATTGCGCACTAATAGAGTAGTTGGATCATCTCTGCTAcgaccaccaccaccaccaccatagCGACCCCCCCTGGGGCTTGGGCTCCTTCCTCTCCTTCCATAACCTCTTGGGGGTGATGGGCTGTAACTTCTTCCCCTCATTTGCACCAACTTCGTCGAGATCTATCATAAGTTCATAGAATGAGAAGACTAATATACAGACAAAAATAATAGCAATCAAAACATACtcagtttgatttttttttttttttcataatcagGGAAAAGAAGCTTTGTTCCTGAGAAGCATGTATGCCCCAACCTTTCATTATAACATGTTACCATAGGCATATGAATAGCCAGTATCGCTCTACTTGAACAAGAACAAGAGGGAGACGAAGCATTTTCTTCCTAATTATGGGTTCCAAATATAATTAAGTTGGAAAAGCACAAACTAAAAGAACAACACACGATATAATACCAgtatatcaaaaataaaatggTATAGCCATTCATCATCTATCACAAAAAAATCCACAGATAAAGCATTTGCGTTTAGGGAAGGTAATTCAGTATTGGAATGTGATTGGCCCGGATAGAACAGAATGAATATAGAGGAATCATATAGCAGACCACAAGTAGTCGGACTGACACACCACACCATTGACTGAATAATCGATAATGTGAAGAAACGATCAGCCAATATGAATACTTGATAATTTGCTGACATCTCAGCAGTCATAGTTGCAAGGGACTATGGTAGTCGTATCATCCCAACCCCATAATGCATTTTTCAACTAAAAACGAGGAAAAGTAATAAAAGGGCCAATTTTACTATAAAGAAGACCACCGCAGGCACTATTCTATTGAAAAAGTAAAGTTGAATAAAGCATAGAAATGGAGTTTTGGAAATACAAATAAAGAAGCAAAATAGGAAGAAGAAATGGTCATAAAGTCTGGGTGTCATCCCGTTGTTCAAATCCCCATAAAGTATGAATACTACTGTGCtgtaatttagaaaagaaaGATTTGTTTTGGTCCTTAATCATAAAGATAGTTTTTTGAtgcttccatttttatttttttactgaaATAACTCCAACACAGCAATAGATCTCTCACAATAACTCCAGGACTAAATCTaagggctcaaaaaaaaaaaaaatcaatgtcaAATTGGTAAGTAGTTGcaacatatcaataataatTGCAGAAAAAGCAGTCGTAAAAAGGGGATTGAAACAGCATAGCATGTGGCAGATCCACCCCAATGTTTTTTCAGCAAACCCACAACACCAAACAAAGACGAAATAGGAATACAACTAAAGAGACGACCTGGAAGATCAATTTCAACTAGAATATATGCGactatataatatacataagagatgaTATACctgagagagaaagagagagagacggCGGTGAGAGAGTAAAAAGATTGATTGGAGGGAGGTTTATTATTAGGGCAAACGCTGCCAAACTAGAACCCTATAtatctattttcacttttttcttactccattttttttaatacctgGCTAACCTTTTCGTTTTCCCAATTACCCCCAAAAAAGTGCCTGACGCCCACTCTctacctttttttaattttttcaattttttttaaataaaaataaaaaattgaattttcattaaaaaaaatgagttttaaaacaaatctttttttaatttgaaaatttgattttttttaaaccatttaaaaaaaaaaaaaaaccatggattaaaaactgaattttcttttaaaaaaaggatttttaaacactttgtttgttttttttttaaaaaccgtttttgaaaagaaaaatatgatttttttttaaatatggaaaaatttgttaaaaatatggaaaacgattatttttttaaaatgtcttaaaaaatcttgattttcatgatttcattttcttaggacacttttatttttcaaataaaatccgaaaagtgtttttcttgttaaaatgtgaaaaagctgaatttttataaaattttgaaaaaattaattattttcttaacatggaaaacccttttttaaaactaaatgtggaagactagatttattttcaaattttaagaaaattgatttttaagaaaaaaaaattaagttttccctttttaggATATGTCTCTCAAAGAGGTAAATCTTTAaattattccattttaaataagttttGGCTAATATGAACGTATAAGAATTCGTGTGTAAAGATAAAAATAtgtaatatgaatatatatttggTATCAACAACtttgtttggttggtttttattatatatttgtttcatAATATATGATTATATTGAGCTAATATGATATTGAAAGGATTAACAAATGTTTATCCCGATTtaggtaatcaattgaatttgagaaagaaagacaaattttaatctattttgggcTAATATGCtttaatgtataaaaatatgtatatgaatatatatttatcaACAACTATTAAGATGTAAACGTTGATGATTAGAGCTTATGATATTGTCAACCCCGATTAGAAAGAAAGACAATGCTTTAATgtattttttgctattacaataTTCTAGATCTTATTTATAACCCTTTTTGCCCCTTATATGGTTCAGCATATAACATAAAGCCTTTTAGAATAAGAAAAccaaaaggataaggttggtaAAGATGCCTCGACACCCGTATGTGGTTGTCGGTACAA is a window of Lycium ferocissimum isolate CSIRO_LF1 chromosome 12, AGI_CSIRO_Lferr_CH_V1, whole genome shotgun sequence DNA encoding:
- the LOC132038916 gene encoding serine/arginine-rich SC35-like splicing factor SCL30A, which codes for MRGRSYSPSPPRGYGRRGRSPSPRGGRYGGGGGGRSRDDPTTLLVRNLRHDCRPEDLKKPFGQIGPVKDIYLPRDYYTREPRGFGFIQYLDPADAAEAKYQMDGQVFQGRQLTVVFAEENRKKPQEMRARERGSGRGSRNYDRRGTPPRYHNSPRYSRSPPPRGRDYYSPPKRRQYSRSVSPEEKRYSRERSYSPRGGQGRSYSQSPPREQSPPNGSRSHSQSPVREHSPPYNGSRSPVGARSPVRARSPVRSHSRRRSPSHSRSPDAVHYSRNPDRDVSPRH